In Syntrophomonas wolfei subsp. wolfei str. Goettingen G311, a single window of DNA contains:
- a CDS encoding Asp23/Gls24 family envelope stress response protein, whose amino-acid sequence MGVSIVEGQKPEIFNEYGTIRIADEVVSTVAGLAATDVEGVVSLSGGWGTDLVEKLGRKNYGKGIKVEVAEDKTRIDIFIVVEFGYPIPEVAEKVQKEVKLAVETMTGLSVASINVHIVSVSIKKSPADEEAVSEFIVE is encoded by the coding sequence ATGGGGGTGAGTATTGTGGAAGGACAAAAACCAGAAATATTCAATGAATACGGAACCATCAGAATTGCAGACGAAGTTGTTTCAACCGTAGCCGGATTGGCTGCCACAGATGTCGAAGGAGTTGTATCACTAAGCGGCGGCTGGGGTACTGATCTGGTAGAAAAGCTGGGAAGAAAGAACTATGGCAAGGGCATAAAGGTTGAAGTTGCTGAGGATAAGACCAGAATAGACATTTTTATTGTGGTGGAGTTTGGTTATCCCATACCGGAAGTAGCTGAAAAGGTGCAAAAAGAAGTCAAATTAGCCGTAGAGACTATGACCGGCCTTTCGGTAGCGAGTATCAATGTGCATATAGTGTCGGTTTCAATTAAAAAATCACCGGCAGATGAAGAAGCGGTCTCCGAGTTTATAGTGGAATAG
- the amaP gene encoding alkaline shock response membrane anchor protein AmaP, whose translation MEKAWRPVLLVYNLLLLSLAGVVVVAAMGRAEPLTFINQALSTPQNRVIVGIVAIVVMAIALVMLVSGLKYENKPDSIIVDSSLAGQVSITVPAIKVIIMKAVKKVDGVKEIKPAVSTSNDGLLVYLHTAINPDYNVPEMSKSLQQTVKEHLEDIGGLQVSQVKVLVDDFSNPNKAVNR comes from the coding sequence ATGGAAAAAGCCTGGCGTCCGGTCTTGTTAGTATATAATCTTTTACTATTGTCCCTGGCCGGGGTAGTGGTAGTAGCAGCTATGGGTCGTGCCGAACCTCTCACTTTTATAAATCAGGCCCTGTCCACTCCCCAGAACCGGGTAATTGTTGGCATTGTTGCCATAGTAGTTATGGCCATTGCCCTGGTGATGCTTGTTTCCGGGCTGAAATACGAGAACAAACCCGATTCCATAATTGTAGACAGTTCATTGGCCGGACAGGTTTCCATTACTGTTCCAGCGATTAAAGTAATAATCATGAAGGCGGTTAAAAAAGTTGATGGGGTTAAAGAAATAAAGCCGGCCGTAAGCACTAGTAACGATGGCCTGCTGGTTTATTTACATACCGCCATTAACCCTGATTACAATGTGCCGGAGATGAGCAAGAGCTTGCAGCAAACCGTAAAAGAACACCTGGAAGATATAGGTGGACTGCAAGTTTCTCAGGTAAAAGTACTGGTAGACGATTTCAGCAATCCCAATAAAGCTGTCAATCGTTAG